From the Fusobacterium ulcerans ATCC 49185 genome, the window GCTCTTCTTGCTGGAATTACAGAACAGGCTGCTTCAAGTGTAGGAGTAAATATTACAATTACACCCCTTTGTAATTATTATTTCATGGCTGTTTCTACAATTTTTCTAACTTTGACACTTACATGGGTTACAGAAAAATTTATGGTAAAAATAACTGGAGGAGAAAATTTCGGTCTTGGAGATACTGAAGCTCTTGATCAGTATAAGCTTACTGCAGATGAAGAAAAAGGATTAAAATATTCATTTTATGGATTTCTAGTTTTTGCAGTAATAATGGCTGCCCTTACTTTTCCAGCAAATGCTTTTTTTAAAAATGATAAAGGAGCTTTTTTGCCTAACTCCCCATTACTTTCTTCTCTTGTTCCAATAATATTCTTCCTCTTTGTTTCAGTTGGAATTGGATTTGGAATTGGAGTTAAGAAAATAACATCTTCAAGAGATGTTCCTAAATATCTTCAAAAAGGAGTTGCAAAAGCAGTTCCATTGTTAGTTACAATTTTAAGTTCATCATTATTTATTGAACTTCTAAATAGAAGTAATATTTTTAAAATTATGGCTATAAAAGGTTCATTTATATTAAAAAATGCTAATGTAGGTCCTCTTCCATTACTTATATTGGTAGCTACTATTACTGCCTTTATAAATCCTTTTATGGTATCAGGTTCTACTAAATGGGTACTTCTATCTCCTATGATAGTTCCAATGCTTGCATTTTTAAATATTTCTCCTGCTTTTGCTCAGCTTGCATTCAGAATAGGAGATTCTGCAACTAATATAATTTCACCATTGAGATCTGACATCCCTGTTATTTTAGGATTAATGGCTCAATATGATGAAGAAAGAAGAAAAAGAGGAATTACAGTTTCAAAAGAAGAAGAAGCAGGATTTGGTACAATCTTCTCTCTTACTCTTCCTTATTCAATAGTTATTTTTGTTACACTGGTAGGATTAATGATAATCTGGTATTTCTTAGGACTGCCTATTGGACCTGGAGAATACCTATTCATAAAATAAAATTTAAATTAAATGGAGGTATAAAATGGAAACTAATGGAATCTTATTAATTAAAAATGCAACTATCTTGGATGTAGAAGAAAAAAAAGAGATTGAAGCTGATATTTTAGTAAAGGATGGTAAAATAGCTGCAATAGAAAAAACTATTGATGTTCCTGCTGATAAAGTTATTGATGCTGGAAAAAGATATGTAACTTCTGGATTGGTAGACTGTCATACACACTTGGGATTAAAAGGGGATAGTCAAGGTTTTGAAGGAATCGACCACAATGAAAAAAATGACCCTGTTACTCCTCAAATGAGAGGATTGGATGGAATAAATCCTCTTGATGTAACTGTTAATGAAGCTCTTGCTCATGGGGTAACTACTGTTGGAAGCGGTCCTGGTTCTACAAATGTATTTGGAGGTACTTTTGCTTGTATAAAAACGTATGGAGAATGTGTTGATGATATGCTTTTAAGTGATTCTGTTGCTATGAAGTCTGCCTTTGGAGAAAATGTAAAGAGAACATATAATGATAAGAAAAAAACTCCTATGACAAGAATGGGAATTGCTGCTTTATTCAGAGAATATATTTTAAAAACAAAAGAATATTTAAGAGATAAAGAAGCTGGAAAAAATCCTAAATTTGATATGAAACTGGAAGCCCTTATTCCAGTAATAAAAAAAGAAATTCCTGTAAAAGCCCATGTACATAGAGCAGATGATATTATGACAGCCATCAGACTTGCTAAAGAATTAGATTTAGATATGACGCTTGATCACTGTACTTGTGCTAAAGATGTATTTAATTCTCTTATGAAAGTTGATTATCCTATGATTATGGGTCCTTCTCTTGGGCATAGAGGAAAAATAGAATTACAAGGAAAAGGATTTGAATCTGTAGCTTTATTCAGCAATGCTGGGAAAAAAATAGCTATTACTACTGATGCCCCAGTGGTTCCATTGCAGTATTTGAATGTCTGTGCTGGACTTGCTGTAAGAGCCGGAATGGATAAATGGGAAGCTTTGAGAGCTATATCTCTATATCCTGCTTCATTTATGAAGCAAGATCACAGAGTTGGAAGTATCAAAGTTGGAAAAGATGCTGATATAGTTGTGTGGAGTGACTATCCTTTATCTAATTTTGCTCTTCCTAATTATGTTTTAGTAGATGGAGAGCTTGTAGAAGGAATAGATAAATAATTTAAAAAAATTTTTTCACAAGAGAGCAGAAAAATGTTTTTCTGCTCTCTTTATTTTCAATTTTATAGATTATTATAAAACATATTGACTTTTTTTTATTTTTAGTGTATAACTTTTTAACAAGGACAAGTTGTCTGAAAATATGTCTTAAAATATTTAAAGGGGGATTTATATGGCTAATTCAACAACGAAAAAAACTGGGATCATCAATATTTTTATTGAGATTATTGAATCTTTAGGAAATAAACTGCCTCATCCTTTCTGGTTATTTGTTTTCCTATGCGTTATCACATTAGTTGCTTCATCTATTTTTTCTTACTTTGATGTGTCTGTAGAATATATGTCTGCACAAGCAACAGGTGCTGCAATGACTACTGTTAAAGTAGAAAATCTTTTATCTTATCCTGAAATGAGAAATTTTCTTTCTAATCTTGTAAAAACTTATATTACATTCCCACCATTAGGTTTGGTTTTAGTTATGATGATGGGGGTAGGTCTTATTGAACAGACTGGGCTTCTTTCTTCTCTAATAAGAAAGATGATTTTACAGGCACCACCTTTTGTGGTAACTGCTGTTCTAATGTTTGTTGGAATCAATTCAAGTATTGCCTCTGATGCAGGTATACTTTTTACTCCAACTATTGGAGCTGCTGTTTTTAAGGCTCTTGGAAGAAATCCATGGCTAGGAGTTATTGCAGGTTATGCTGCTGCTTCTGGTGGATTAAGTGCAAGCCTTTTCATATCAGGAAGTGATGTTGTTCTGGCTGGTATAACTGAAAGTGCTGCCAAATCTATGAATATAACTGGTTCTACTTCTCCAGTTATAAACTGGTATTTCATGTCTGCTATGACTATTATCCTTACTGTTGTTCTTACAATTGTTACTGAAAAAGTTCTGGCAAAATTAGTTGATGATAATCAAATTGAAATGAAAGAACATGAAAAATCACAATATGAATTAACTCAAGATGAAAAAAAAGGTCTTTTATACTCTGGTATTGCTGTAGTAATAGCTATAGCTGTTCTCTTATTTTTATCTCTTCCAGAAAATTCTTTTTTCAGAAACGACAATGGGCAATTTCTTCCGAAATCTCCACTTATGTCTTCTGTGCTTCCAATAATATTTTCAGTATTCTTTGTTACTGGTACTGCATATGGAGTTGGAGCTAAAGTAATTACAAAGCTTGAAGATATTCCTAAACTTATGCAAAAGGAATTATTGGGTATGACTTCAATATTTGTTACTATGTTCCCTGCTTCTATGTTTGTTTATCTTTTTGGAAGAAGTAAACTTGCTACTATAGTTGCAGTAAAAGGTGCAGACAGAATAAAAGATTTGGATATTGGAGCTATTCCACTGCTTGTTTTATTAATATGTCTTTGTACAGTATTGAATCTTTTAATGGGAAGCTCTTCAGCTAAATGGCTGATCTTGGCTCCTATATTTATTCCTATGTTTTCAATGGTTGGTTTTTCTCCAGCACTTACACAAGCTGCATATCGTATAGGAGATGGTTCCACAAATATTATTTCACCTATTGCTGGGGCTGTTCCTGTAATTTTAGGACTTTTAGAGCAATATAAGCCTGATAATTACAATAAAAAAATCGGTGTTGGAACTATGATTTCACTTGAACTTCCTTTTACGGTTACTCTTTTAGTAGTTCAAACAATTGCTATTATTATATGGTTTACATTTAATATTCCATTAGGACCAGGAGCTAGTGTTTTTTGTTAAATAATTAATTAGGAGGATTATTATGTTAAATTTAGATATTATAAAAAATGAAATAAAAAACTTTGAGAGTGAACTTATAAAAATCAGAAGGCATATACATCAAAATCCAGAATTATCCATGGTTGAATATCAAACTTCTGAATTTATAATTGAAAAATTAAAATCTTTTGGAATAACAGATATAAAAAAAGCTGGAGAAACAGGTGTAATTGCTTTAATTAAGGGTAATGGAACACGTTGTTTGGCAATAAGAGCTGATATGGATGCTCTTCCATTTCAAGAAGATACTCCTGTTCCTTTTACATCAAAAAATGATGGAGCTGCTCATGCATGTGGGCATGATATACATACAACTTGTTTATTAGGATGTGCTTATATTTTAAATAAACATAAAAATGATTTTGATGGCACTGTTAAACTCCTATTCCAACCTGGAGAAGAAAAGGGATTAGGAGCTAAATCAATGATAGCAAATGGAGCTTTGGAAAATCCTGTTCCTGAAGCTATATTTGGTCTTCATTGCTGGCCTGATACAAAAGCTGGAACTATCTTTCACCGTTCAGGTAAAATGAGTGCTTCTTCTGACACCTTTAAAATTATTATTGAAGGAAGTCAGGGACATGCTGCTCATCCATATAAAGCTGTAGACCCTATAATGATTGCAGGTAATATTATTTGTGGAGTTCAGAATATTCTTTCAAGGGAAGTATCTCCATTGGAATCTGGTGTTATCACATTAGCAGCTATCAATGGTGGAAATGCTGCTAATGTTATTCCTAAAACTGTTGAAATAATTGGAAGCATCAGATCACTTTCTCCTGAAATAAGAAATTTTCTTCACCAGAGATTAACAGAAATAGCTGAAGGAACCGCTAAAACTTTCAGAGGAAAAGCATTTGTTGAAATTAATAAGGGAACTCCTGTTGTCATAAATGATGAAAAAATATCTAATTTGATAAAAGACACATGTGAAAATATTTTAGGAAAAGAAAATGTTATCTACAATCCTTATCCTTCCATGGGATCAGAAGATTTTGCCTGTTACCTAGAACAAATTCCAGGAGCAATGTATAGATTGGGGTGTGGATTTGAAAATGAAAAAAATCATCCTCTGCATTCCAATTGTTTTAATCCTAATGAAGATTCTATAGCTGTTGGTGTTTTCACTTTAGTTGCAATAGCAGATAATTTTTTTAAAAAGTAAGTTAGTCTTGTAAAATCGATATTCATCTTATTTTCTGTTTCATTTCACCGATATATACAAAATAAATTTAAAAATATCTTTTTTATATATTGTTTTAATATAAAAAAGTTGCTTTTTTTCAAATATAATATATAATAAGATAATATATCCGTGTCTAAAAAGACGTCTGAAAATATCGGAACATTGTTTACTAAGGGAGGTTTTATTATGGCAGATGCAAATGCAAAAAAACATGGTTTTCTGGATTGGGTAGAACGAGTAGGAAATAAAATACCTCATCCTTTTATTCTTTTCTGCTGCTTAGCTGCTGCAATTATTATTGTTTCAGCAGTATGTACAATATTTGATATACAGGTAATCGACCCTGTTACTAACAAAGTAGTAGTAGCAAAAAGTCTTTTATCAGCAGAAGGAATAAACTTTATGCTCCAAAGTATGGTTAAAAACTTTACTGGGTTCTCTCCATTAGGTCTTGTACTTGTTATGACACTTGGTATTGGACTTGCTGAACATGTTGGACTTGTTTCATCTTTCATGAGAAACAGTATCCTTACATTAAAAGATTATCCTAGAATAATAACTTTCATGATAATGATAATTGGTATATGTGGAAACTTAGCTTCTGATGCTGCTATTGTTGTTATTCCAGTTATATCAGCTTTTATTTTCCTTTCTTTAGGAAAACACCCTCTAGCAGGTATTGCAGTAGGTTATGCTGCTACTACAGCAGGATTCAGTGCTAACCTTTTAGTTGCTGGAACAGATGCACTTTTAGCTGGTATTACTACAGAAGCTGTTAAGATAGTAAATCCTAATTTCCAAGTTTCAGTAGTATGTAACTGGTACTTTATGGCTGCTTCTACTTTTCTTCTTGCAATAGTAGGTACTATTGTTACAGAAAGAATAATTGAACCAAGACTTGGAAAGTACAATGGTAAAAAAATAATAACACAGGAAGAAGTTTCTCCTTTGGAGAAAAAAGCTTTGAGAAAATCTGGAATAGCTAGTGCTATTTATTTAATAATTCTATTTGTAGCAGTTTTTCCTCAAAATAGTTTCCTTAGAAATGCAAAAACTGGTTCTTTACTAGACTCACCACTTTTAAAAGCTATCATCCCTATACTTTTAATACTTTTCTTAGTAGCTGGTATCACTTATGGTATTACTATGGGAAAAATTAAATCTGCTGGAGATGTTCCTAAATATATGACTATTGCAATGAGAGATATGTCTTCATATATCGTTCTGGTATTCATTATTGGACAATTCGTTGCTTACTTCAACTGGAGCAAACTTGGATATATACTTGCTGTTAATGGAGCAGAAATGCTTACCTCAATGAACTTGAAAGGAATTCCTCTTTTCATAATGTTTATCTTACTTACTGCATTTATTAACCTATTCATAGGAAGTGGATCTGCAAAATGGGCTTTACTAGCTCCTATATTCGTTCCTATGTTCTATATGCTTGGATATGCTCCATCTCTTACTCAAATGCTTTACAGAATAGGAGATTCTACTACTAATATAATTTCTCCATTATTTCCATATATGCCTATTATCTTAGGATTAGCACAAGAGTATGATGAAGAATATGGAATGGGTACTGTTATTTCTACTATGATTCCATATACAGTAGCAATGCTTATTATGTGGATAATCATGGCTATTATATGGATATCTTTAGGTATCCCTTTAGGACCAGGAGAAGTACTTTATCTTTAATTAATCTTAATTAATAAATAATTTATGACTGGAGGCTTACTGCATGAAATTTTCTGATATAGAAAATGTAATAGACAAACATATAGATGAAATAATTGCCTTTAGAAGAGATCTTCATGAACATCCTGAACTTGGTGGAAATGAAGTCAGAACCTCTGCTAAAGTTGCTGAACAATTAAAAAAACTTCCTGTAAAAATAAGGGAAAACGTAGGTGGACATGGTGTAATTGCTGACCTTACAGGAATTGAAGGAGGAAAAACTATCTTATTAAGAGGAGATATGGATGCTCTTCCTATTAATGAAACTAATACTCTTTCTTTTTCTTCAAAAGTTCCTGATGTAATGCATGCATGTGGACATGACATGCATACTTCAATAGTTCTTGGAACTGCCATTGTATTAAGTGAACTAAAAGATAAAATAAAAGGAAATGTAAAATTTATGTTTCAGCCTAATGAAGAATCTGCACCAGTTGGTGGTTCAAGAGCTATGATGGATGATGGACTTTTAGAAAATCCAAAAGTAGATGAAGCTTATGCTCTTCATGTTTTTGGCAATCCTACAGGTACTGTTGCTTTTAGACCTGGAGTAGCAAATTCCAGATCAGACAGAATAACTATAGAAATTAAAGGAAAAAGCAGTCATGGTTCTCTTCCTGGTGAAGGAAGAGATGCTATTGTCACAGCTGCAAATGTCATATCTTCTATTCAAACAATTATCAGTAGAAATATGGGGCCTGGCGAAAATGCTGTAGTTACTATAGGAAAAATAACTGGTGGAAGCAGATATAATGTTGTTTCTGATCATGTGAAATTAGAAGGAACAGTTAGAACTTTTGATACTGGTACTGCTGAACTTATAAAGAAAAGGCTTAGTAGAATAGTTATGGATATTTCTGATGCTTATGAATGTATAGGAACATTAGACTATCAAGATGGATATGATTTTATGTTTAATGATTTAGCTCTTTCTGAAGAGGTTATAAAATCTTTAAATCCTCTATTGGGAAAAGATAATATCATTATTCAGCCTAATCCTCTACCAGCAGGAGAAGATTTCTCATTTGTGACTAAAAAAGTTCCTTCTGTGTTTTTATGGCTTGGAACAGAAACCGATTTTAACAAAGGAAAATGTATTCTTCATAATCCTGAATTTATGGCTGATGAAAATTCACTAAAAGTAGGAATAAAAATTTTATGTAAACTTGTATTAGACAGATTAAACTCTTTGGAATAAATGATACCTAAAAAACAGAAGGTGCTACAGTATATAGTACCTTTTGTTTTTTACAATTTACAAAAATCAGAGAGAAATATTATTATTTCAATCTTATCTCTAAGATTTTAAATATAATATTTCTCTCTGCCTTTTAATTAACTATTTCATTTTTTTAGATATTCTAAATCTTACTATTTTCTTTGGATAGATTTTCATAGGTTTTTTTGTTACTAGATTTGATATTATTCTTGGTTTTCTTTCCAATATTTCAAATATTTCTCTTTTTATAAAATTTTACAAACTCCCCTTCTATCATAACTTCTCCTTTAAAATATCGTAATTATTTGTTGAAAGGCTGATTATCTATCAGCCAGCCTTTCACTTTATAATCTTTAGAACTTATATCCTAATCCTGCTCCTACTATCCATTCACCTTTAGTCTTGTTTTTTCCTGCCCTGTTATGTGAATCTCTTTCTACTGCATAAGTTCCTTTTACATCAAATAGTACTCCATTTTCAAGTTCCAGTGCATATTTGGCATTTACTCCTATACTATGCTCATTTTTATGAGCAACCAATATATCAAAGTCCCTTCCACCTTTAAATCTTCCTGTGATAAACTTCTCATCTGCTCCATCAAGTATTCTTGTGTAGCTTACTCCTGCTGAAAGTGTACTTTTTCCTTTTTCATGAGGTATAACTTTCTTCAAGTCTAACCCTGCTTTTCCCACTGTATAGTCAAATGATTTTGAATCTGTTTCTATTGCTAGAGTTTGATTTCCTTCATCTGCACCATCTTGATCTATATAGGTATATGACAATGTTCCATACGGTTCTAAGAATAGGTTATCTCCAATATTATGTGAGTATCTTCCATTTAAGTAGATGTCATAAGTTATATCATTGTAATTTGAACTATAGCTTCTTGTTTCTGTAATTCCTCTTCCTAGCGCCATTCTATCTGCATCATAATCTCCATATTGAAATCCTGCTCCTGCTGTTACTTTTAAATTCCCTACATACTTCTTAGCATAAGCTCCCAGATACAGCGCGCTTCCATCAACTTTAGAGCCATTAGACAAGTCAGATTTAAGTTTATTTCCTCCTATCACTACTCCAGAAGTAAGTGTATCAGATACTCCATATTCTCCCAGCATATATGCTCCAGTTATCTTAGTATCTGCATCCATATCAGAACTTCCTATATCATAAGCATAGTAGCCTTTTCCATAGTAAGTATCTTTTGTTCCTCCATCTACATGAGTAAGTCCTCCATATATAATCCATTTATTTGCTTCTGGCTTAAAAATGTTTTCTGTTACTATATCTCTGAACATTCCAGTAGATTTTCTTGATAATTCAGAACTATAAGAATATGGATTTCCTGCATAAATATCATTTAAATATCCTAAGAATGTTGATAATTTTTCATCATCATCTACATTAAAGTTTCCTATTAAATCTTCAACAGATACAATACCTTGATATATTTTATTCAACTGTTGGTATTCTAAATAATTAGGCAGATCCCATCTAGCTGTAACTGCTACTTCTTTATTATTTAGCTTTTCTACAGTATGAAGTTTTGATGTTGTATCAAGAGTTTTCCTATCTAATCCATCCCCTAAAGTAGTAGTTCCAAAGCTTATTATACTTTCATTTCCCGCTCCATTTAGTGCCAGCAGCAGTTTTCCTCCTTCTGAAGATATAGTTCCATTATTTTCATAGAGTGCATGACCTATAATCTTATCTATTCCACCTAAATTAGCTGTCTTAGTTGAATCTATTCTTAAAGTTAAAGTTCCTTCTGTTTTTATATTTATTACTTCTGCATCTGATATTTTTAAGTCATCCATTGTTTTTCCATCTGTACCAATAGTTTTTTCATAGACTGTAATATTTGTACCTATATTCATATTTTCAAATCCTGATATATTATGAAAAATTTTTATTTCATCATTATTTGAAGCTCTCATTACTGCTGGATTAAAATTAAGAACATCATTATCTGTTCCTCCATCAAGAGTTCCATTTATTCTTCCTCCACTAACAATATCAAGAACATCATTTCCATCTCCCATTTTCACAGTTCCATTAACTATTACTCCAGAATTCAGAGAAAGATTATCCACCTCAGCTCCCATGTTTATATTTCCATTGATTATACTTGCATCTTCCAGTATTAAAGTATCTGAATTACTGCCTCCTACTACTACATCACTTCCATCTGCTCCACCATTTACTGTTGTTCCTGATAGAGTAAGTTTTCCCTCAGCAGCAGCAGCAAATTTTACTGCTGTCTTATAGGCATTGATTATACTATTATTTAATCTATTCCCCTCATTTGCTCCAATAACTTTAAGAGTATCTTCTATTCCATTTAAAATATATTGCTTATTTGAAGAAAAACTACTTATTTCACCACCAGTAGTATCACCAGCATTAGAATACAGCTTTCCATCTTTTATACCCAGGCTCTTCCAATTTGTTATTTCTTTAGAACTACCATCTACATCTGCTCCAATATTTATGATATCATACTGAACTCCAGCAATATCTTCATCTAAATATATTGCTCCAAAATTACTGGGACTATTATCATAATTCTTATAGTCACCAGAACCTGTATCTGCAAAGGCTAATCCATAGTTTTTTATTTTATTTTCACCACCAGAATCATTATGAGCCGCTATTGTTAAGCCATCAACCACACTACCAGAACTATTACCTGATGCAAGTATTCCATAGTTATTAAAATTAGTTATTGTTCCACCATTTTTTACAGCATTAGTTTTTCCATAAATTACTCCATTATTTATTAAATTATTTACTGTAGAGCCACTAAGATACCCTCCATTCTTTATTCCATTATCCCCTTTTATTGTTCCAATATTTTTTAAAGCTCCTGCTAAAGTTGCAGAATCAATTCTTATTCCAGAACATTCATTATAACCACGAAGATATCCGCTTATTAGCCCATTATTTGTTATATTTGTTACAGCTACTGTTCCTCCATAATAGCCAATAGTTATTGCATAACTATCCACAGAGGTCTCATTTATCAGTCCATTATTTATCAATTCACTTAACGTTCCAGAAACACTTATTCCAGTCCCAGTTGAAGCTCCTCCAGGCATATAGGTATTTATTAATCCATTATTTATTAATTTCCCTACTTGCACTGAGTTTCCAATACTTATTCCATAAACAGAAGGTTCATTACTAGAATCCCTGCTATTACCAATTATTAATCCATCATTTGTTATATTATCTACTCCTATACTACCAGTTACTCCATATTCTAAAGATACTTTTATTCCATAACTATAAATACGACTCCCACTAATAGTCTCTGCATTTATTAATCCATCATTTGTAATACTTTCCATTTTTACATTACCATTTTGTGAAAGTGAAATATTTATTCCATAGGCCTTAGCATCATAAAATGTATTGCTTACTTTAGCATATCCATTTATTATCCCTTTATTTACAATCTTACTTATTCCTTCTCCAGCGATACCTACATTCAAGCCATAAGAATTAATATAATCAGAATCAGTAATTTCTTCAGATATTGTAGAGTTATTTGTATAAGTTTTTGTACTTTCATCCCAACTGTTGTCAATATATGGATCCCCTTCCTCTCCTGGTGTAAATGAAATATTGTCTTTACTAAATTCTATTCCTCCATTTGTTGTTATGTTTAGCCCTGTTCCTTCTACTGCTCCCATTACTATTGTACATGACAATAAAAATCCTACTACTGCTCCTATTGTTATATTTCTTCCCCTTTTTTTACTCCCACTTTTTACTGCTTTCATAATCTTTTCTATCATCTTTTCCCTCCATGAAATTTAATTCAATTTTTTCAAAAACACCTGTATAATTTTCTTAAATCCGTATAAAATTTTTATAATTACATTCAATAAATGTTCGTATTTATACATAAAGGTGAACTTGCTAATATTTATCAATTTTAAAGAATATTATTTACAGATTAAACATTGACTTTTTATTAAATTTAAGGTATTATCTATTATAAATATCAAGTATTTAAAGCATGGGTTAAAGGTTTTTTTAGCAACAAATAAGCAGTTAGTGTTCTCTTTTATGTATAAAAGAGAACTTTTTTTATTTTTTTTCTTCTCCTGAATTCTCTATAATTTCAGTTTCAAAGGTAAATATCACAAAAAGTTTTCATAAATGATTATCTAAAAAAATTTTAATACAAAAAAATACAGAGATTTTGCTCACTGTACTTTTTTATTTATCTATTTTATTTTTAGGATATAAATGTGAATAAATAGTGTCATAGACATTTATTTTATGGCATGATATAATATTTCCCACAAGATAATTTTATATTGATAGATAAATAAATTAGAATTTGGGAGGCAAATGCAATGGGTAAAGAGTATATAATTCCAGCCTGTTCTGGAATAAAAATTGATGTTAAGCAAGGTCAAAGTATTACAGTGATTGATATTGAAGGTGGTCAAGTGGTAGATTTTTTTGCTGAAGTGAATGGAAATGCAAATGAATTTCTTTCAACTGGAGTGACGATTGACTGTAACGAATCTTTGAAATTAAATATTGGAGATATTATCTATACAAACCTATACCATCCCATGATGCAGGTGCTTTCTGATGATGTTGGAGAACATGATCTGCTCCATCCATGTTGCAGAACTGAAATGTATGACTTCTTCTACCATAACGGCGAAGAACACCCAAACTGCTTTGATAATATCAATAAGGCTCTTGAAAAACAACATGCTATTATTACACCTGTCAACTTGTTCATGCACACAAAAATCAATACCAATGGTAAAATCTCAGTAGAAGAACCCATTTCCAA encodes:
- a CDS encoding AbgT family transporter; translation: MESTAKKTGIAAKCIKFIERAGNKLPHPFILFGIFILFTLLISFVLSKLGFEATYLDEGKKIGDASKMVTVKVINLLTFDNMRKLIVNLPDTYVRFPSLKIVLIVMMAIGVVEETGFFNVLMRKYLLKAPKSLITAVLVFVCVNSNIMSGAGVILAFTIGGVLYASIGRNPKLGIILGFAACSGGYTSNILISGTDALLAGITEQAASSVGVNITITPLCNYYFMAVSTIFLTLTLTWVTEKFMVKITGGENFGLGDTEALDQYKLTADEEKGLKYSFYGFLVFAVIMAALTFPANAFFKNDKGAFLPNSPLLSSLVPIIFFLFVSVGIGFGIGVKKITSSRDVPKYLQKGVAKAVPLLVTILSSSLFIELLNRSNIFKIMAIKGSFILKNANVGPLPLLILVATITAFINPFMVSGSTKWVLLSPMIVPMLAFLNISPAFAQLAFRIGDSATNIISPLRSDIPVILGLMAQYDEERRKRGITVSKEEEAGFGTIFSLTLPYSIVIFVTLVGLMIIWYFLGLPIGPGEYLFIK
- a CDS encoding amidohydrolase — translated: METNGILLIKNATILDVEEKKEIEADILVKDGKIAAIEKTIDVPADKVIDAGKRYVTSGLVDCHTHLGLKGDSQGFEGIDHNEKNDPVTPQMRGLDGINPLDVTVNEALAHGVTTVGSGPGSTNVFGGTFACIKTYGECVDDMLLSDSVAMKSAFGENVKRTYNDKKKTPMTRMGIAALFREYILKTKEYLRDKEAGKNPKFDMKLEALIPVIKKEIPVKAHVHRADDIMTAIRLAKELDLDMTLDHCTCAKDVFNSLMKVDYPMIMGPSLGHRGKIELQGKGFESVALFSNAGKKIAITTDAPVVPLQYLNVCAGLAVRAGMDKWEALRAISLYPASFMKQDHRVGSIKVGKDADIVVWSDYPLSNFALPNYVLVDGELVEGIDK
- a CDS encoding AbgT family transporter, whose amino-acid sequence is MANSTTKKTGIINIFIEIIESLGNKLPHPFWLFVFLCVITLVASSIFSYFDVSVEYMSAQATGAAMTTVKVENLLSYPEMRNFLSNLVKTYITFPPLGLVLVMMMGVGLIEQTGLLSSLIRKMILQAPPFVVTAVLMFVGINSSIASDAGILFTPTIGAAVFKALGRNPWLGVIAGYAAASGGLSASLFISGSDVVLAGITESAAKSMNITGSTSPVINWYFMSAMTIILTVVLTIVTEKVLAKLVDDNQIEMKEHEKSQYELTQDEKKGLLYSGIAVVIAIAVLLFLSLPENSFFRNDNGQFLPKSPLMSSVLPIIFSVFFVTGTAYGVGAKVITKLEDIPKLMQKELLGMTSIFVTMFPASMFVYLFGRSKLATIVAVKGADRIKDLDIGAIPLLVLLICLCTVLNLLMGSSSAKWLILAPIFIPMFSMVGFSPALTQAAYRIGDGSTNIISPIAGAVPVILGLLEQYKPDNYNKKIGVGTMISLELPFTVTLLVVQTIAIIIWFTFNIPLGPGASVFC
- a CDS encoding M20 metallopeptidase family protein; translated protein: MLNLDIIKNEIKNFESELIKIRRHIHQNPELSMVEYQTSEFIIEKLKSFGITDIKKAGETGVIALIKGNGTRCLAIRADMDALPFQEDTPVPFTSKNDGAAHACGHDIHTTCLLGCAYILNKHKNDFDGTVKLLFQPGEEKGLGAKSMIANGALENPVPEAIFGLHCWPDTKAGTIFHRSGKMSASSDTFKIIIEGSQGHAAHPYKAVDPIMIAGNIICGVQNILSREVSPLESGVITLAAINGGNAANVIPKTVEIIGSIRSLSPEIRNFLHQRLTEIAEGTAKTFRGKAFVEINKGTPVVINDEKISNLIKDTCENILGKENVIYNPYPSMGSEDFACYLEQIPGAMYRLGCGFENEKNHPLHSNCFNPNEDSIAVGVFTLVAIADNFFKK
- a CDS encoding AbgT family transporter translates to MADANAKKHGFLDWVERVGNKIPHPFILFCCLAAAIIIVSAVCTIFDIQVIDPVTNKVVVAKSLLSAEGINFMLQSMVKNFTGFSPLGLVLVMTLGIGLAEHVGLVSSFMRNSILTLKDYPRIITFMIMIIGICGNLASDAAIVVIPVISAFIFLSLGKHPLAGIAVGYAATTAGFSANLLVAGTDALLAGITTEAVKIVNPNFQVSVVCNWYFMAASTFLLAIVGTIVTERIIEPRLGKYNGKKIITQEEVSPLEKKALRKSGIASAIYLIILFVAVFPQNSFLRNAKTGSLLDSPLLKAIIPILLILFLVAGITYGITMGKIKSAGDVPKYMTIAMRDMSSYIVLVFIIGQFVAYFNWSKLGYILAVNGAEMLTSMNLKGIPLFIMFILLTAFINLFIGSGSAKWALLAPIFVPMFYMLGYAPSLTQMLYRIGDSTTNIISPLFPYMPIILGLAQEYDEEYGMGTVISTMIPYTVAMLIMWIIMAIIWISLGIPLGPGEVLYL
- a CDS encoding M20 metallopeptidase family protein, which gives rise to MKFSDIENVIDKHIDEIIAFRRDLHEHPELGGNEVRTSAKVAEQLKKLPVKIRENVGGHGVIADLTGIEGGKTILLRGDMDALPINETNTLSFSSKVPDVMHACGHDMHTSIVLGTAIVLSELKDKIKGNVKFMFQPNEESAPVGGSRAMMDDGLLENPKVDEAYALHVFGNPTGTVAFRPGVANSRSDRITIEIKGKSSHGSLPGEGRDAIVTAANVISSIQTIISRNMGPGENAVVTIGKITGGSRYNVVSDHVKLEGTVRTFDTGTAELIKKRLSRIVMDISDAYECIGTLDYQDGYDFMFNDLALSEEVIKSLNPLLGKDNIIIQPNPLPAGEDFSFVTKKVPSVFLWLGTETDFNKGKCILHNPEFMADENSLKVGIKILCKLVLDRLNSLE